A stretch of Anas acuta chromosome 3, bAnaAcu1.1, whole genome shotgun sequence DNA encodes these proteins:
- the MFSD4B gene encoding sodium-dependent glucose transporter 1 translates to MPSPRVLSLSPESRAQRLPLRSPREGAAGCHEASPQPALPCAEHPEPPQPPGSPPASAAILGGPGRAGRCVALRGGSAGRCPRCGGAAAAMGGAERPQPARAHGHGRAHVRFAPGTGSAAGSELAEVPAAGGREGAALRWCISGALCAAFLGLGMSIAVLGPTFQNLAQNVRRNVSDIYFVFVGRSLGYLGGSVLGGLLFDCLNAHLLLALSMLGTTVGLYGIPWCKKSLLLTVLMSVIGASMGVLDTGGNVLALNTWGPEAGPHMQALHFSFAIGAFVAPILAKMALGSSEPRDLPVGEKGNQSAPRPVPTASAPLALRHHLGAEFLWSYVVIGTYLLVVSFFFFILYSKSGSARDKSKAAVQKHRVAKHHYALIVLLFLFFFCYVGAEVTYGSYIFTYAKVFAEMNENEAAALNSVFWGTFAACRGVAIFCAACLYPGTMILLSLLGSAAASSCLAFLARHAASLWAGTAVYGASMATIFPSGISWLEQYTVIQGKAASLFVVGAALGEMCIPAAVGYLQGRFSHVPVVMYTALATSAVTVLLFPIMYGLAKASGEGETKAVSESEDRKALLSNSGLNEDEEDEEDAGEWNEADFEVIEMNDTLRNSVVDTSRKGPGDSPAKISLQPHPDDASGDAPAGGSPGRKTTNADREKND, encoded by the exons atgccgtcccctcgggtcctgtcgctgtccccagagagcagagctcagcgcctgcccctccgctcccctcgtgagggagctgcaggctgccatgaggcctcccctcagcctgccctgccctgtgccgagcaccccgagccccctcagcctcccGGTTCCCCCCCAGCCTCGGCCGCCATTTtgggcgggccgggccgggccgggcgctgcgTTGCGTTGCGGGGCGGTTCCGCTGGGCGCTGCCCGCGgtgcggcggggccgcggcggcgATGGGCGGCGCGGAGCGGCCGCAGCCTGCCCGTGCCCATGGCCATGGCCGTGCCCATGTCCGCTTCGCCCCCGGGACGGGCTCGGCAGCGGGCTCGGAGCTCGCTGAGGTGCCGGCAGCCGGCGGCCGGGAGGGAGCGGCGCTGCGGTGGTGCATCTCCGGGGCGCTGTGCGCCGCCTTCCTGGGGCTG GGGATGAGCATCGCGGTGCTGGGGCCCACCTTCCAGAACCTGGCCCAGAACGTGCGCAGGAACGTGTCCGACATCTACTTCGTCTTCGTGGGCCGCTCCCTCGGCTACCTGGGCGGCTCGGTGCTGGGCGGGCTGCTCTTCGACTGCCTCAACGCgcacctgctgctgg CACTATCCATGCTTGGAACGACGGTCGGCCTTTATGGCATACCCTGGTGTAAGAAATCCCTGCTGCTGACTGTCCTGATGTCAGTCATTGGAGCTTCCATGGGAGTCCTAGACACAG GTGGCAACGTGCTAGCGCTGAACACCTGGGGGCCGGAGGCCGGGCCGCACATGCAGGCTTTGCACTTCAGCTTCGCCATCGGCGCGTTCGTGGCTCCCATCCTGGCTAAGATGGCACTGGGCAGCTCGGAGCCTCGCGACCTGCCcgtgggggagaagggaaaccAGTCTGCCCCGAGACCCGTGCCCACGGCCTCGGCCCCGCTGGCGCTGCGGCACCACCTGGGGGCCGAGTTCCTGTGGTCCTACGTTGTCATCGGGACCTACCTCCTCGTGGtgtccttcttcttcttcatcttgtATTCCAAGAGCGGCTCAGCTCGAGACAAATCAAAGGCCGCCGTGCAGAAGCACAGGGTCGCCAAGCACCACTACGCCCTTATCgtgctcctcttcctcttcttcttctgctaCGTGGGGGCGGAGGTGACGTACGGCTCCTACATATTTACCTACGCCAAGGTCTTTGCCGAGATGAACGAAAACGAAGCGGCCGCCCTCAATTCTGTCTTCTGGGGCACGTTCGCTGCGTGCCGGGGGGTGGCCATCTTCTGTGCTGCGTGCCTCTACCCCGGCACCATGATCCTGCTGAGTCTCCTCGGCTCTGCCGCCGCCTCCTCGTGCTTGGCCTTCCTGGCACGGCACGCGGCTTCCCTCTGGGCCGGGACGGCGGTGTACGGCGCCTCCATGGCCACCATCTTCCCCAGCGGCATCTCCTGGCTCGAGCAGTACACGGTCATCCAGGGCAAGGCGGCCTCCCTCTTCGTGGTGGGGGCCGCCCTGGGGGAGATGTGCATCCCCGCGGCGGTGGGGTACCTGCAGGGCCGCTTCAGCCACGTCCCCGTGGTCATGTACACGGCCCTGGCCACCTCCGCCGTGACGGTGCTGCTGTTCCCCATCATGTACGGGCTGGCCAAAGCCTCCGGGGAGGGCGAGACCAAAGCGGTGAGCGAGAGCGAGGACCGGAAAGCTCTGCTGTCCAATTCGGGGCTCAACGAGGACgaagaggatgaggaggacGCGGGGGAGTGGAACGAAGCGGACTTTGAGGTGATCGAAATGAACGATACGCTGAGAAACTCTGTGGTAGACACCTCCCGTAAGGGCCCGGGGGACTCGCCGGCCAAAATCTCCCTCCAGCCACACCCAGACGATGCTTCGGGCGATGCTCCAGCTGGCGGCTCCCCTGGGAGAAAAACCACGAATGCTGACCGGGAGAAGAACGATTAA